In Oncorhynchus gorbuscha isolate QuinsamMale2020 ecotype Even-year unplaced genomic scaffold, OgorEven_v1.0 Un_scaffold_70:::fragment_2:::debris, whole genome shotgun sequence, the following proteins share a genomic window:
- the LOC124019137 gene encoding activated RNA polymerase II transcriptional coactivator p15-like, with protein sequence MPKSKEVLSSTSGSASASDSDSEAETKAKKRKQAAPEKLAAKKPKGGESSKPGGTSKESGNKDKDDNKFQIGKMRYVSVREFKGKCLIDIREYWMDQEGEMKPGRKGISLNPEQWNQLKDQISEIDDAVKAI encoded by the exons ATGCCCAAGTCAAAGGAAGTTCTGTCATCTACTTCTGGCAGTGCCAGTGCCAGTGACTCAGACAGTGAGGCTGAGACCAAG GCCAAGAAGAGAAAGCAAGCAGCGCCAGAGAAACTAGCAGCTAAGAAACCGAAAGGAGGGGAGAGTTCCAAACCCGGTGGAACCTCCAAGGAAAGCGGCAACAAGGACAAGGATGACAACAAGTTCCAG attggGAAGATGAGGTATGTGAGTGTTCGTGAGTTCAAAGGCAAGTGTCTGATTGACATCCGTGAGTACTGGATGGaccaggagggagagatgaagccGGGCAGGAAAG GTATCTCACTAAACCCAGAGCAGTGGAACCAGCTGAAGGATCAAATCTCTGAGATCGACGACGCTGTGAAGGCGATATAA